ATTGTCTTTTGCATTTTAAATTAGTGAAGACGGATTTGTCTTGATGATTGTGAGTTTTAATACTCCGTGTGTCTTGGTAAGATTATTCTAACTAAATTCCTTCCTGTGATAGTAATCAGAATTATAGAATCACCATGACTTTTCTGAAATTAAAGATATCAATAGTCACACTGTTGTTTCAAGCAATGTGTACTTCTATAACTTTCACTTGTCACTTGATTCTTTGATATAAATACTCACTACTTATTTGGTTTTCCACAAAGATTACTAACATATTAGAGAAAGGAACACTGGCATTGCTTATTTCTGGCGTAAATAGCAATGATGGTACTAATTATAATTGTTTCATGATCCATGGAACACATGTGAAACTTTGTTGTATACACTTGTATTGcatgatataaatttatttaattttttttattcttgtaATTCAAATTTGTTATAAAAGAGGAttgatattatatattttaattgctGCCAGGGTTAAGGATCCTGCTCGCAGAATTTCTTATTTGACATGTTAACTTATAACATTTATTGCAGTTTTTAAactagttcttttttttttttttaattctgtttaatattgataaaatatgTACTCACTGGATGCATATAATAAGATAAAAGCATCATTAGAGCTATGGGCCAGTGCTTTTGAGTTTTAGGGCTTCATGTTAAGAAGTTTAGATACTTCTTGTTGCAACATCTCCACAGTTCTTCTGGATATATGCTAAGGATTAATATGAGAATGCATATTTGTGATCATTTACTTCCTGAAAGTTGAATCTTTTATGTGAATATATGGATGTACATCAGATGGGTTATGAAAGTTAATGATTGGGCAACAATATTTTTTTGAGCTGTGTTTTTAAGGTCTTACACTCAGTGGATAGGAGATTCTAACAAATGGAtaacctaaaaatatttttcccaTGAAACAATATTAGAAAACTTCTTGGCTTTCTGATAATTCAGTACTTGGAGATACTATAAACTGTATTTTTAATCATAGACCCAGTTCTTACGGTAAGGGGCCTATACTCTGTATGTCCTTTAGCAATTTTCTATTTGAGTcaaaaaattttcaagtttgttaTGTGATATTCTTCTCATTAATTTAATTCTAATGTTTATATAGGTCCTGGACAGAAGTGGAACTTTCAGATGTGGCATAAAAAGTGTATGTGCTCAACCTGCTTATGGTGGCCTAAAAGATGTACTTACAAGTGTCTACAAGGAAGGGGGAACACGTGCACTGTATCGAGGAGTAGGTGAGTATGTGCTTGTTTTCTCATTCTTTTATTTCTGTATGGTTTGGAAACACTTGTAACTGGGGATGAATACGGGCCAGGTTGCAAGAGGTATAGTACTATTTTAGGGCTTGAGCCAGCTGGCATTGGCCTGATCTTACTCTCAACTACTCTTTGGTCAGTCTCAGACTTAGCAAAGCCCAACCCTGTCTGACATGATTATTTAGTTGGCATTAAATAGTATGGCCATTGGCCAGGCTCAGGCTTTGACTCCAGCTCAATGATTGGGCTGGGCTTGGGGTAGAGAGTCTGTGGACCAACCTGTCAGTCCTTAATTTGAGTCTAGACTTGGGCCAAGCCATGACCATCACTTCTATAAAATTTAACACTAAAATAGTTTTTGAAGAATTTTCTAATTTTATGAAGGCTCTTGATTTTCAGTCTTCCTTATTATGGCTAGTCTAGACAATTTAGTGAAAGTATGTGTGTTTGCGTATGACTTCCCCCCAATGCCAATTGGTTGTTAATGTTCAGTCACTAATCTTGGAGTGGTTTACATTGTCCGTCATTAAGCTTGGAATAGTTTACATTATCATCCCGAGTATACAAATATGTGGGAGTTCAGTTAGAGTTGATTATGTATTGTTACTGCAATTGCTGTTGAAAAAAACACTCTAAAATATGCTTATTAAAGGCATTTTGCATGTTTTGGTCATCAAAATTTAAGTAGTTCAAAACTGGTTAGAAACTGTTTTTTGAAAATGGATCTAAAAGTTTTCTTTTCTGAAATGCGGTCAGAAGCAATGCCAAATAGACCATTAGTGGTGGTAATTATGAAGTTTTGTTCTTTGAGCAGGTCCTACACTCATCGGGATCCTTCCTTATGCTGGTTTGAAGTTCTACATCTATGAGGAACTTAAGAGGCATGTTCCTGAAGAGCATCAAAAGTCCATTATGATGCGTCTTTCATGTGGAGCTCTAGCTGGGTTATTTGGGCAGACCTTCACATACCCGTTAGATGTTGTTAGGAGACAGATGCAGGTATCATACAATACTTCACTTATGATAGGGAGGTTGCTACTTGTTTGTTATCTATTTTAGGCATTAATACCCTGTAGGATGAATATTTGATGAAAGAGGGGTTCAATTTTAGGATTTTTTCTGAAAATTTGCGTCAATTAAATTATGGACAAGATCAGTTGTGGATGTCTAAATATGTATTTAGGTGTTATATTGGCTACTCTGAGTCCGAATCTCATGGCACAGCATGTAATTGCCATGTTGACTGATCATTCGACTGCAGATCACTTGTAGGTTCTTTGCTGATGGCAAAGCAGGTCAAAATCACTGTAACCAGGTTTCAAATTTATAATAAGATATTTTACCATGTggttagactagataaagttaaATGTCAACACTCAACATACATTGATGTGAATCTTTAAGAGGAATTTTGTATATCTGAAGTTCTAAAGCTGTGTAATGTTATATGACAGGTTGAAAATTTGCAACCTTCAATTCAAGGTCATGTTAGATACAGGAGCACATTGGATGGGTTGTCAACTATAGTCCGCAATCAAGGATGGAGACAGTTATTTGCAGGCCTGAGCATTAATTACATCAAGGTAATGCCTATGCCAGCTTCAATAGCTTACTGTTTTTTTCAGTTATTATTTATGTATTTATGTCTACCAATAAATTAATATTAGTAATTGTTTCGTGTGTGATTGTTGAGACTTTAGATATAATGACAAGGTTTCCCTTTAGGTGCTATCAATTGATAATATTCTCATCTAATTTGGAATTCTTTAGGAATAAATTGACCCTGGATGATCACAGGTCTATGAAATATGAGATGTATTAGGAAGCTAACAATTCAtgagaagatttttttttatgatataaTATTGTGTTCCTCAAATCTAGAGACATTATAAGAGTGGGTGTTTTATAATCATGTGATTGTTTTATAATCACAAATCTATGGATTCACTAATGCTGACAAAGTTTCACTACTCATTTGTCAGATTGTTCCCTCTGTGGCTATTGGCTTTACTGCATATGACATGATGAAGATTTGGCTTCGAATTCCACCCCGACAGAAGTCCCAATCTGTATCGACTGGATAAATCTCTGACCAATTATTAGCACACAGTAGACCGTGACAACTTATATTCATTAGTAATGCCTTAACATTTGACGTGCATATGATATCAAAGGGCATAGGCCCATCACAATTATGTACTTGTGATTATCAAAATGTCAATTAGGCAGAATTATTTTGCGCAGATCAATTTATGTGAACACTTGTAATGGCTTTGCTACTTGACCAGTGATAGTAAAACCTTAAAAGTTGGTTAGTTACAGTTAAAAACACATATTTCATTCAATTTCATATTTAACTTTTTAAGAAAGGAATTTGctcttaaattatataaaataataataatacttataatataatttaaagtgtattaaattaaagaataaattagtaaattataTTGAGTGTGACTTAATGAAGTTGTTAGGATGATTTACTTCTCAAAAAGTTGGTTTGGTAAGACAAACTATTGGTCTTAAGCTCCTATTTTGCGAGCCCCAATAGCTGTGGACTAGACAATAATATTCATTTAATATTATTGTATTGTTTGAGTTGTTGATTAAATTTAAtactataatttaattataaaaatcttAAAACTTTCaagcaactttttttttttttattttaataatattttaaagtacATAAAATGAATTATAAATCACGATTCCAAACAGCGTCTTCTTGTCTACCAAAAAGTGATACTTTGTATCCAATTTACTTGTAATAGTAGAAAGGTGTGATAAGAAGTGAAGATGATCAAGTTGAAAGATTTCGGTTTGTTTGGATGGGCCAAAACAATTGAGACTTGAGCGACCTTCAATTATTTGATAGGGATTCGATATATAAAGTTTCACATGAATCAAATTGTTCCTGAATATTAGCTAAAATTTTGTGTTAGTTCAAAATATAAGggtaaattacttttttaattaatattttttattatttaaataatttcatctctttattttaaaagaagaaattcaaaatttataaatttgattTCTTCAAGTATTTtagtattaatattaataaaatcaatacctttagagttatttttaatttatttttctaaaataaagggataataataataataacaacaaaaatgaagcaaaaaaatttatttgaaattttacatctcatTTTACTTGCTCAATTAGTGAAATATGATAGAATATACATGAAAAATATAAATGGAATAATTAAAACGTTTAACGTGAtaaaatcttaaaaaataatactaataaGTTTGGCTTCTAGATCAATGATCTTTTTGGTATTGAATTTTAAGTATCAAAAAgtgctttttaaaaaaaaatatcattttaaatattattataaaaaaattaaaaacccattttattattttaatattttcatcaataaaatatattaattaaatttattttttaaaattaattattaatattttttagtatATATAATAACAACTCTAACAATAATATTAAGCACAGCTTAAATTAAGAGCTATtacaaatggaaaagtaaaattttaaaataaagttttattAACATTAttatggaatatatatatatatatttgctgaTGCTGACCCAACCCCTTCAATTAAGTACacttgaattaattttttttatacgtATAATTGGTTCTAATTGAAATTCAAACTCAAGATTTTACAGTTCTGAAAATTACTTTAGTATCACTAAATTAAAGCCTATTAGTACCCTTAGTTAgaaatttatttctcttttattaTTTAACCATAATATGACAAATTGTTTTCAAACCTTTGATGTAATTCCTTGAATAAATAAGAACATAAGACTactgaaaattttcatatttctcatgtataattgaatatgaaataaaattatataaaaaccaACAAAACTCTGTTTagtgttaaaattaaaaataatttgaaaaaaaatagtttatcaattttaaaattcttttaattaaaatatatttaataaaatatatcttgaaaatttttgtcaaaaaaattttagagatatattctcaaaatttaacatattttttttcctatattttaaattttttttttcaatttttcatatattatatccTTATTATTTATTCTATTGAGTCATAATTTTAGTAAGGATTTGCATAAGACTAGTCTGTCACCAAATATTTTAACTTCACCACACCATttatacacatacacatttatatttataaattataattgtaaATTTGAATCAATAagcataaataattaaaaatgtaataaaaataaaataacatctcatatttttatataaatgataCTACCAAGTCAGATAGTCAACGCTTGTGTAAAATTTGTCCAATATGACAGTTAAAACGTCagcatcaataataataatttaaaagaataattaaaaaaattataattttaaaatttttataattttactctattctataaaaattattcattaaatcctaaatttttttaatttttatcaactctaccctttaatatttaattttgtaaAGTAAACAATGCTTGGTCGGTTGATGCTTCTGCAATATTTCCTTTGAAGCTCCCATTTCCATATGCACTTTCTTGTTTAGCTGTTTCACTTAAATGGTTACCATTTTGACATTCCAACTTTGATTTTTCTTACTGCCAACAGCTATTATATAAGACTTAAGAGCAAGTCTACCAATCAACTGCATCTGCATGCACTCATTGCCAAATTTCTACTCTTCTTTTCAATGCAACTTCTCAGAAATATAGCATCTCTGTAGGTGAgtcctcttctctctttctttttcagCTTCGTATTGAATTTTCTAGATGGGTTATAGATTTTCTTTTTCCCTATCTTTATCTAAAGATTTTTTTTTGGGTTTTAGACTTTCCTTTGCAAACATGAAGATTTCTTGGGAGGAACAACTGATTTATGAATCCTTTTTGCAGCCCAATTTCATCATCATTTTTAGTATTCTTATTCAAAATCAGTGTTGGTGTGGCCTTGATCGTAGCAGACTAGTAAGAATCCAGTAATTTTCCATGACAAACTTGTTCTATTAGTAGCTCCCAATACTGATACCACACATCGAGGTCTTTAATGGGTGTTTCTCTTTCACTGCTTTTATCTGCTTGGAATTAAATCCTCTGGCTGAAGTTGTCTGGTTCCATTGACACCATTGAGAAGGTCACAGTGAGGTCCCTGAGCTTAGAAAGAAAAGGAGATTCGCAAACCACATATAACAAGTCTGGTGGGTCACACATAATGATGCTAGAGAGGTCATTGAGCTTCAAGAACTGGGATTCCAATCAAGAAAATGTTAAAGCGTCTGATTCCTCCAAAAATTTGGATAATACTCGAGAAATAATCCGCATAACAAAACCCACAACAACAATCCCAGAACCAATTATCTTCTTTTCTCCAAGACCCACTAGTGAGCTTGATGCTGCTGCAACTAAGCTTCAAAAAGTTTATAGGAGTTATCGGACTAGAAGGAATCTTGCAGATTGTGCAGTTGTGGTTGAAGAGCTCTGGTTTGTCTCTCTCATTGTTCTCAAATTCTTGCTTCTTTTCTTTATCTTTCAATTTTTGGGGAGTTTATtctagtattattcatttgaaaaTTTGATTGCTGTAGGTGGAAGGCCTTAGATTTGGCAGCTCTAAAGAGGAGCTCAGTATCATTCTTCAACATTGAGAAACATGAAACTGCTGTGTCAAAGTGGTCAAGGGCGACTACCAGGGCTGCCAAGGTAATTGAGTAAATTCATTTGTTAGATgctaaaatattttatttggaaTATCATTGGATtgaaatataattccttttgtgtCTGTAGGTTGGGAAGGATTTGTCCAAGGATGAGAAGGCTAAAAAGTTAGCCCTGCAACACTGGCTTGAAGCTGTAAGTCTATATTTCTTCTGAATTTCATGTTGTGGTTTGGAAATTAATTAGCTCAATTGTTTAATaaggtgtgatgaaatttttacactggttgtcacctaccgcaaccctactCCTTTATTCGGACTTGGAACCGGCTAAGtataaactacttaggcggagtttccTATCTTAATTGGATTACATCAAGGTTCAGCCGTaagccttacctttttacattagttctaaatgaattgacgaaacatatacaagagagtatcccttggtgcatgatgtttgcagatgatataattctgatagatgagacgcgagaaagaGTTAATAGAAAGTtaaagctttggagaagtactctttGTGTCAAAgggtttaagttaagtagaatgaaaacagaatacatgcattgtaagttcagtTAATGCCGAACTGATAATAGGGAagtagttagtttggatggagtggtattgccccaaagtaatcatttcaaatatctcggctcaatccttcaagtagatggggaagTGGAGAtttgccacgagagttttatgtgatcgcaagattcccaataagttggaaaaaaaattttaccgtacagccatacgaccggccatgttatacgGTAGTGAGTATTGAGCAATGAAGGAgttgtatgtgtctaagataagagttgcggagatgaaaatgttaaggtggatgagtggtcatactagactagataaagtccgtaataagagtattagagaaaaggttggAGTGGTGCCTATTAAgtataagttgagagaaaggagattgaggtggtttggttatgtgaaacgtaaacatacggaggctccagttatacaagtagagcacattgggttagagaatataaagaaaataaggagtagacctaaactgacttggaggagagtagtacaccATGATCTTATAAATTTTCTAGGATTTAGTCCAAAATCGTATAGAGTAGAGAAAAAGAATCCATGTAgacgaccccaataaatttttgggataaaagtttaattgagttgagttgagtttaataAGTAGCATTAAGAGCTACACATGAACAACTaaaaattgttatttttttttcttaatcttCCACAGATTGATCCACGCCATCGATATGGACACAATTTACATTTGTATTATGATGTTTGGGGTGATAGCAAGAGCACCCAACCTTTCTTTTACTGGTAAATATGCTTTATATATGCAAAACAAAATCTCCTTATAATGATAAAAGTTGTATTTACTAACTTGAATCCTTATTGCCTTGATCAACCTGAAGGTTGGACATTGGTGATGGGAAGGAAGTAAACCTGGATAAGTGCCCAAGGAGAGATCTGCAATGCCAATGCATCAAATATCTTGGACCAGTATGTCTTGCAACTCTGTCTATCTGCATATTTGACTCCAAAAACTTACCAATACCCTTCACCCCAACCTCatatttctctctctttttgtTTTGCTGTTGCAGAAAGAGAGGGAAACATATGAAGTAATTGTGGAGGATGGGAGGCTTGTGTACCGTCAAACCGGAATGCTTATCCATACTATTGAAGGTTCTAAGTGGATTTTTGTGCTGAGCACATCAAGAGCACTGTATGTGGGGCAGAAGGAGAAAGGTGTTTTTCAGCACTCAAGTTTCCTATCTGGGGGAGCTACAATAGCTGCTGGAAGATTGGTAGCCAGCGATGGAGTTCTTGAGGTATACGGTCATTTCAAGCACAAAACTCATCTTGGTTATTTAATTTTATCCTAGCTTAACTTCTTCTAAACTCTTCATTCTCATATTCTCAAGGCAATATGGCCATTTAGTGGTCACTATCTCCCAACTGAGGACACTTTTAAAGAATTCATCACTTTCCTCGAGGAGCATAATGTGGACTTAGCAAATGTTAAGGTAAATCAAGCTCAAAGCCATGAACATCTTCTAATCGATAGTCACTTCCACATGCATAGTTCATATTTGCCACTTAATTTGGTCTGCAGTAGACGATGATGATGCTTCATCCAAGATAGCTAGTGCTGAATCAAAGTCAGAGACAAAGGAGGTAAAGGGTCTACCAGACACAAAAGCTATTGACGTCAATGAGTCTATTAATTCTATAAGCAGTCATCAAGAAGGCAACAGAGGAGCTCCAGCAGCCAAATTGGAAGCACCACTGATATATGACGTGACCAAGAGGTTGTCCTGCAAGTGGACTAGTGGGGTTGGTCCAAGAATTGGGTGTGTGAGGGACTACCCACCAGAGCTGCAATTTCGGGCGCTCGAGCAAGTCAACTTATCGCCTAGAATCAGTCCTGGCCACTATGGAAGCTGTCTTCCAATCCCCTCACCGCGGCCCAGCCCAAAGATTCGAATGTCGCCTAGACTTGCATATATGGGTCTCCCCAGCCCAAGGGTAGCAATTAGCTCTGCTAGTTAGAGGAAATTAGCCCAAGTTTCTTTGATTTTGGCCCTGTTTCTGTACATGAGTGAGCTATGCACATACCGAAGGGAAAGTTCCTAAGAAccaaaagggaaaaagaaaaggaagtGAGCAAGTGAGAGACAAACTGCAAAGTGGTTGAACCGCATAAGCCTTGAGTATTGAATCCATACCTCAGCTTGTGTTCTACTGTTCTACTATTTTCTTTATCACAGGAATGTTGATTGAAAAGTTCATTATTGGGCTTTTGTCCTTGTGCTAGAGAACATAACAAACTACTCCATTTAATTGTTTAACGCGAAGTCAACCTACTTCGAGTTGGAATTTTAAACTCCTGTGTTGGCAGTAGATGCATTAACACTACTAGTATTTTGATCAAACGGCACCCAGAAAATAAGTTTCCCACTATTTTTGTGTCGTTTGCTTGCTGTATGGTTGGacagtgaaaaataaaaaaatagaaattaataAAAAGGAGTATTCACTGGGTGTCCTTCCTGGCAACAAAAGAGAACGCTAGTTTCAATGCCATTACTAGTCTTTATTGCTTCATTCATAGAGAAATGACCTCCAGCTCCAGCCTTGGAGGCTAAAACCTTATGCTCTAGCTCCCCAGAATCCTGCTGCATTTCATTTTCCAGTATTAGTAGGAGAAATTTCCAGGCATCTTCACATTAATGATCCATTTAAGCATGTATTTCAGATACAACTTTGTTAGAATATGCAATCCAATTGAGTTTCTGAATTTGCATTTTTCAGAAGCCAGAAATGAATTTTTTAGACCCACATGCCTTTCATAACTAATCATTGTGAAGCCCATTGGTTTGGACTTTGAACTATATAATACCAAAACAAAAATGGAGAaacttttgagttttgattttgaAACCTCAGAAATCAGAATTCAGAGGAAAGCTGGGACCCATTACACAAGTGACCCAATAGGATTGCTTAACAGATAATTTTAATAGAATAAAGCcatatagtatttttttttttaaaaatgcttTATTAATAATATTGTTGTTTGGAAGAAAACAATATCTTCCCATCACTGAGCAAACAAGATTTTACTGTCGGCATGCCTTTGGGCTTTTTCATCTTGTATCTTTTCAACGGATTTGTGCCTTTTCATTGTTTTTACCAGGAGTAGGAAGGGCTAGTTTCGTAATACTTAGGAATCGAGCGGGACGAGAGTTGTTTTGTCTGACGTTTGTTTGAAATTCAAATATCCCAAACTACAAAACGAACCAACCCCATTAACCCACTAAACCTTAACCCACGGCTGTGAACTTCCCTCTCTCTTCTTCTGGTTTTTCTCTACAACGGATTTGGATTGCTAACGATTCTTTCTTTTTAGCCAAAGCTTTGTTCTTCAACAATCTCTCTCCATCTCTAGCTTTCTTCAGCTCTTTTCGTTGCACCATTTTTTCGTCCACTCTAAAAAGCTTCTTTCTTTGAAGCTTTATATCTCAAAGAACAGTATTTTCATTGTTTGCTCTGCTGGAGCAAGACCTCCTCTTCATCAATGGGTGCGTCAGGAAAATGGGTAAAATCTCTTATAGGTCTCAAAAAGTCCTCCGATAAAGAAGATCTTGTAAGCTGCAAACTAGTCCTCCAAAAAATATGTCTTTACGTTTTTTTAGCTGGATCTGACTGTATGTATTACTAACACTAACAATGACTTCTCTTTCTCAAGGGGAAGATGGGTGGTAAGAGCAAGAAATGGAAGCTGTGGAGAAGCAGTTCTGGTGAATTGGGTTCTTCATGGAAGGGTTTCAAAGGGAGCCATAAAGC
The sequence above is a segment of the Hevea brasiliensis isolate MT/VB/25A 57/8 chromosome 11, ASM3005281v1, whole genome shotgun sequence genome. Coding sequences within it:
- the LOC110665669 gene encoding mitochondrial carrier protein CoAc1, whose protein sequence is MGSTQGSTLSTNMADLVDGSPTRRQFSYFDTMPVYIKELIAGGAAGGIAKTAVAPLERTKILLQTRTEGFQSLGVFQSLKKLLKHEGILGFYKGNGASVIRIVPYAALHFMTYERYRGWILNNCPALGSGPVIDLLAGSAAGGTAVLCTYPLDLARTKLAYQVLDRSGTFRCGIKSVCAQPAYGGLKDVLTSVYKEGGTRALYRGVGPTLIGILPYAGLKFYIYEELKRHVPEEHQKSIMMRLSCGALAGLFGQTFTYPLDVVRRQMQVENLQPSIQGHVRYRSTLDGLSTIVRNQGWRQLFAGLSINYIKIVPSVAIGFTAYDMMKIWLRIPPRQKSQSVSTG
- the LOC110665667 gene encoding LOW QUALITY PROTEIN: IQ domain-containing protein IQM1 (The sequence of the model RefSeq protein was modified relative to this genomic sequence to represent the inferred CDS: substituted 1 base at 1 genomic stop codon), which translates into the protein MGVSLSLLLSAWNXILWLKLSGSIDTIEKVTVRSLSLERKGDSQTTYNKSGGSHIMMLERSLSFKNWDSNQENVKASDSSKNLDNTREIIRITKPTTTIPEPIIFFSPRPTSELDAAATKLQKVYRSYRTRRNLADCAVVVEELWWKALDLAALKRSSVSFFNIEKHETAVSKWSRATTRAAKVGKDLSKDEKAKKLALQHWLEAIDPRHRYGHNLHLYYDVWGDSKSTQPFFYWLDIGDGKEVNLDKCPRRDLQCQCIKYLGPKERETYEVIVEDGRLVYRQTGMLIHTIEGSKWIFVLSTSRALYVGQKEKGVFQHSSFLSGGATIAAGRLVASDGVLEAIWPFSGHYLPTEDTFKEFITFLEEHNVDLANVKVNQAQIDDDDASSKIASAESKSETKEVKGLPDTKAIDVNESINSISSHQEGNRGAPAAKLEAPLIYDVTKRLSCKWTSGVGPRIGCVRDYPPELQFRALEQVNLSPRISPGHYGSCLPIPSPRPSPKIRMSPRLAYMGLPSPRVAISSAS